The Bacillus sp. Y1 genome includes the window AAATACGAAGAAATGGCACATTATCGCTTAATGAACCATGACTTGAATCCAGAGACAATTGATAATCGCTAATCAACACGAAAGCAGAGATTGAATTCTCTGCTTTTTATTTTTTTTCTAAAAATTCGACAAAATCCTTCAAATTTCTTTCCCCTATGACGATATAAAAGAAAAAACATCGTTGGAGTGAGGGTATGTTCAAGAAAATACAAACTAAGATTATGCTAACGGTCAGTATCCTTATAGCTATTACGTTACTAGTTGTTTCGACTGTTACGTTTTTTAAAACAAAGGATGAAATCTTGACTAGCGTGAGTTCGAGCTCAAGTGCTCAAGTAGATAGCTTAAAAAGCAATATTGACTTATACTTACATTTTTATGGAAGTTCGGTTGAGCGCTATAGTAAAGATAGCCGAATTATTGATTACTTAAAGCAAGTGAAAGCTAACGAGCAAAATGGCTTAAGCACTTTTTGGCCTATCGTTGACAAAGACTTTCAAGAATTTATGAATCTTAATAAAAATGCTGCCACCATCTATGTTGGAGCAGAAACGAAGCAGTTTACGACTACCCCTGTTATTGAACTCCCACCAGATTATGATCCAACGGGAAGACCTTGGTATACAGCGGCAATTCAATCATCAGGCCAAACCATCTGGACGGATCCATATGAGGATGCGAGCTCAGGAGAATATGTCGTAACTGTAGCGCAGGCGGTTGTTGACCCAGAAACGAAAGAAACTCTTGGGGTTGTTGGGATGGACCTTAGCCTAGCAGGGCTTTCAGGAATCATCAAAGAGACAAAAGTCGGTTATAGTGGGTATTCTCTATTATTGGATAAAAATGGAATGGCCTTAGTACATCCTAAGGAACAAGGAAAAGATGTTAGTAAAAAAGCCTATTTTTCTACTGTGAATAATGGAGAAAAAGGAGCAACTTCGTATACAGAAAGTAAAACAGATTACGAACTCTACTACCAGACACTTGATCAAACAGGCTGGAAGGTCGGAATGGTATATGAGACGAAAAACGTATTAGAAAGTGCAAAAAGCCTTCAAGATGCGATTCTAATCATTGCAGCGATCGCCATTATTGTTGGTCTTGTGATTACCTATTTCTTGTCAAAAAGTATTGCAAAACCAATCTCTCTATTAAACAAGCAAGTTCAAGAGGTAGCAGCAGGTGATTTGACCATTCATGTGGAGAGCAAATCAAAGGATGAAACAGGGCAATTGACCGATCATTTTAACATCATGGTTGAAAACATGCGTGAGCTTATAGCCTCTGTAGAAAAATCTGTAGACAGTGTAAACGACTCAGCTTCTAACTTAACAGCCGTATCAGAGGAAACCATTGCTGCAAGTGAAGAGGTGGCTAGAGCAACAGGAGAGATTGCCACAGGCGCGTATCAGCAAGCACAGGATGCTGAGGGAGCGAACCAAAAGGCAATCGGACTATCTACACAAATCGAAAAAGTAAAAGATAATGTCGATGAAATGACTGGGTTGTCCAAGCTAGCCGAAGTCACGAATGCAAAAGGCTTGGAGCAAATGAACTTCTTAAGACAACGAGCCGTAGAAAGCGATGAAGTCATTAAGAATGTTGGAGCAGTTATTAATAACCTAGATTCAAAGGTGAAGGAAATTGAAAAGGTCATTCACTCGATTACAGAGATTTCAGATCAAACGAATCTTCTAGCCTTGAATGCAAGTATTGAAGCAGCTAGAGCGGGTGAAAGTGGAAAAGGGTTTGCCGTTGTTGCTGATGAGGTGAGAAAGCTGGCTGAGCAATCAGCAAAAGCAGCACATCAAGTAAAACAAACGATCTCAAGTATTGAAAAAGAAACCAAACATGTCGTAAAGGAAATGGAGCAAACAGTAGCCATTTCAGAACTGCAAAGCATGGCTGTTGGTCAAACAGAGGTAGCGTTTAATGATATTTCACAAACGATTAATGCGATTGTCTCTTCCATCGGATCGATCAGAATGGATATCGACCATATCAATGATCTAAAGGATGATGTGGTAGCTTCTATTCAAAGCATCGCTTCCGTTGCTGAGCACTCAGCAGTCGCTTCAGACAAGGTAAGTGAATCGACAGAAGAGCAGGTCCGTGCACTCGATTTGGTCACACAATCAGCCATTGAGTTGAATGAAGCAAGTGCAAAGCTTGCCGAAATGATTAAGAAATTTAAAATATAGCAATAGACCGGTGGGATGAGTTCCTGCCGGTTTTTTCTGTATTGAGGGTGGTATTGGTTTTCTTTCATCTGCCCATTATGATAAAAGAAAAGAGGGATTTCATGAAGGAGCATATAATAGAGGTTCTTCAGCAAATTGAGCGAGAATATGATGTTAAAGTATTGTACGCTTGTGAATCGGGAAGTCGGGCATGGGGATTTTCTTCCATGGAAAGTGATTATGATGTGAGATTTCTGTATGTACATACAAAGGAATGGTATCTGTCCATTGATCAAGGAAGAGATGTTCTTGAAGTACCATCGCAAGACTCTCTTTCGATCCCGGTTCATTCGCAATTAGACATAAGTGGATGGGAACTAACGAAAGCATTAAGATTGTTCCGAAAGTCTAACCCGCCATTTTTTGAGTGGCTTCATTCTGACCTTGTTTACTATGAAAAATATTCTACTCTTGAAAAGTTGTTAGCCACCGAACCTAAGGTGTTTTCACCTGTAACCTGTCTATACCATTATGTTAGTATGGCAAAAAGAAACTTCCGTTCATACCTTTTAGAAGAAGAGGTACATCATAAAAAGTACTTTACTGTTCTTCGTCCTCTCTTAGCAGGAAAATGGATTATTTTGAATCATACCTTTCCACCCATTGAGTTTGAAATCCTTGTACAGGAACTGGTATCCGTAGGTCCGGTAAGGAAATCCATTGAAGAACTTATCTCTCGTAAAAGAGCGAGATTGGAGCAATCATCAAAGTTAGATCCCTCCATTCGAGTCCTTAACGACTACCTACAACAAGAGATAGAATACATGGAAAGCATGATGAAGGACCTGAAGGCAAGTGATAAAAACACATCAACACATTTACTTAATGACATATTTAGAGAGTTATTAGAACAAGCTTGGCTGTAATTTAGTCCACTCTAATTTTGAAATCTCAGCATATCATCCTCCAATATGATAAAACTAGTCTATAATATAAGATAGAATAGCAATGGAGTGATTAGAATTGGCTAAAGTAAAGGCAAAGAGTAAGAGTGGAATAGGTAAAGGTACGGGAAAAAAAGGCTGGACGCGTTGGCAGGCTGGAGCAAAAAAAGCTAAGAATGCAAAGCCATATAAAAGCAAAGGTGTGAAGCATGGCCCTAGTTCAGGTGTGGAGAAAGGAACTTCGGACCAAGCAGATAAATAAATAGGTGATGGGGAGAGGTTGAAGATGGATGAGAGATACCCGATTGGGACGTTTCAGGTAGAGGGAGACATCAATAGAACGTTAACACATCTCTGGATAGAGGAAATGGCTAGCTTGCCTAAAAAGCTAAGAGGAGTTGTTTCAGGCTTAAGCAATGAACAGCTTGATACACCTTACCGTGACGGAGGTTGGACGATTCGACAGGTGGTTCATCACATTGCAGATAGCCATATGAACGCTTATATTCGTTTTAAGCTTGCCTTAACAGAAGAAAGCCCAGTTATCAAGCCTTACGAGGAAGCGAGATGGGCTGAGTTAGAAGATTCGAAGCTACCGGTTGAGGTGTCTTTAACACTTATTGAGTCAGTTCACTCAAGATTGATCACACTTTTAAAAGGTGTAAGTGATGACGATTTGAAACGCACCTTTGTACATCCAGATTCAGGTATCGTGACAGTAGAGAAAAATATTGGTTTGTACGCATGGCATGGGAATCATCATCTTGCCCATATTACAAATGCAAAGCTGTAGTTCTTTTACATAAACAAAAACGGGCACTAATCCTGCTTGGATCAGTACCCGTTCTCCTCAATATTCATTTAGTTTTTACTCTGTAAAACCTGTCCATCGCTCATTTTAATGATATGATCAGCATAAGAAAGCATTTCCTCGTCATGGGTAACCATTAAGGTGGTAATGTTCAGCGTTTTGGTTAAATCTCGGATTAACGACAAAACATCTTTAGATCTTTTTGAATCTAGACTTGCAGTGGGTTCATCTGCGAAGAGAACTTTAGGTTTATGGATGATTGCACGAGCAATTGCAACCCTTTGTTTTTCCCCGCCAGACAATGAAGACGGATAAGCATTTCTCCGATGTTCCATTCCAACTAACTTTAGAATATTGTCAATTTCTCTTCTTTGTTCATATTTCTTTAATTTTGAATTTGAAACCTCCAGCATAAGTATCAGTTGTTCTTCAATTGTGAGAAAAGGAACGAGATGTGCAAATTGAAAAACAAAACCAAATTTACTTGCTCGTATTTTCCGGACTTGCTCTGAATTCATGGTAGTCATATTTTTGCCTTCAAATAGTATTCGTCCATCTGATGCAGTTTGAAGTCCTGCTGCTATTGTAAGGAGTGTACTTTTACCAGATCCTGATGCACCTACTAATGCGGTTATTTCACCTTCTCTAAGAGATAGGTTTATTCCTTTTAGTATTTCTTCCTGCACTTCACCATTAGTAAAAGTTTTTCTAACTTCATCTATAGTAAATATCTCCATATTAATTCTCTCCTTGTTGAATCGCTTGTAATGGTGCTACTTTATTAATTTGTATACCTGATAGCGTAGCTCCCATAAATCCAATAATTAAGAAGACAAATGACAATTGAAGAGTTGTTTCAGGGGTTAAACTAAAAGGCATTCCCTTTGGTGCAACCAGATTAAAGACTTGACTAAGCGTAACAGATAGAACAAGTGCAATTATGGTAATAACCAACATTTGTGTCCACATCATGTTAAACAAGGTGCTCGTTTTTACACCTATCGCTTTTAAAATACCGTATAGACCCATTTTTTGAACGTTCATCATGTAGAAAAAGATAGCAAACAGCATTCCACTAATCACCACTAAGAACCATATAATCATATTTAAAGACGTTTGTTCTGCACTGTAACTCGGAATGGTTTTGAGGAATTCCTTATTTGAAAAAGATTGTAATCCAGTGAATTCCTGTGTTGTATCTCCTTCTGGTATGAAAACCAACTGCATTTCTTCAACTCGGTACATTTCTTTGTAATCCTCCATATTTATATAAGCAACAGGGGCATGGCTATATTTCTTTTGGTCCACAAAACCTTTAATCACAAACTTGCCACTATATTGATTATGGGTTAAGGTATCTCCCACCTTGAAACCTTCTTCCTCTAATGAGCGATCAAGTACGATTTCCCCGCGATTCACATGTTCAAACAACTTTGAGTCGGTAGATGTAACAAAGGCAACACTGTGTTGCTTATCCTTCTCGTCATTTAAAAAGCCCATTTGTATGGATAGTGCAGCAGCATCCTTTTGTTCATGTAACATTTGATCTTGAATACTACGATCGATTCTCGATAAATTATAAGTTTCCTCTGCATCTCTATTCATATAAAATTGTCCGTTTGGCAAGTCTTTAATTAATGCAGCATTATCTTGTGATAATCCATTTGCCAAACCAGAAATAATAAAAGTTAACAAACTAATTAGAAAAACGATGGAACCTAATATGAAAAACCTTACTTTATTTTTTTTAATTTCTTTCCATGCCATGTTCATGTGATCTCCTCCCATCTCTTTTGACATTCTTAGTCTATAGTTTTTATGTGAACGGAGGATGAATAACAAGTTACAAATGGGGGGGAGCAAGGAGAAATTTTAACTTTTAAAAAAAAAATGTCAGGCATCACCAGTGGATATTTTTCCACTGGAAATGCCTGACACAATCGAAAGACGTTACTAACATATAGGTAACTCAACAACAAAAGTAGTTCCTTCATTTTCTTTACTATTCACATGAATATAACCACCATGCAGTTGAACAATTGTTGCAACTATTGATAAGCCAAGTCCTGTCCCATCAACAGAACGTGTGCGTGCGACATCTGCCCGATAAAAGCGATCGAATATCCTCTCTAATTCCTTATGATTCAATCCTATTCCCGTATCTTCAAAGGTGACCAATATTGATTCTTCTCTTTCTTCAATTGATATCTCAATGCTACCATCAGCTTTATTGTACTTAATGGCATTGGTCAACAGATTATCCCATACTGTATTCAATAAAGATGGGTCACCGATCATTTCTATATCTGGTAATGAATAGCCAAGCATAATCCCTTTTTCATTTACTACCCATTGATAATTTCGGATTAATTCCTTCATTTGTTGTGCCACATTGAATGGTCTTTTTTTCAAAATATCTTCATCGCGATCTAAGGAGGCAAGAAGTAATAATTGTTTAGTTAATGTAGAAAGCCTACTAATTTCACCATTTATGACAGAAATATATTGTGTTTTATCTTTAATACTCAGGGATTCATTTTCCAATAGATTTGTATACCCTTTTATATTAGATAGTGGTGATTGTATATCGTGAGAAATGTTTGATATGAATTCTTTTCTCATCTCATCCAATTGTTCTAATTTACGCGACATTTGTAAAAAACTATGAGAGAGTTCTCCTAATTCATCATTACGATCAATATCAAGTTCAACATTAAAGTTTCCTGTTGATAATGACTTTGTGGCAACTGTTAATTTAGATATCGGCTTCACTAAATATTTCGTACTGACCACTACCATCATGATGCTTAAAAAAATCATTAATGCAAGAAGCCAGCCGAATAAAATATGCATCTCATTAAAAAGAAGCTTAATATCAGGTCTAATAAAAAGAGCATAGTTTATTCCATTATGCGTAACTGGGACACCAATCGTATTCTTTAATTCGTTTGCAAAAAAACCTGTCACAAAGGTTTTTTTGGGGAAATGAAGCATACCATGATAAATATCACCATGAAATACTTGCTCTTTAGTGGAAGCAGAAAGAGTTTGATCCCTGAATGGTGCTCCATAATAGGATTCCCTTCCAGAAGTATCTACTAAGTAAATTTGATATCCAATGGTAGAAAGGTTTTCTAAGTACTCCTTGAAATTGATATTCGCATGTTCTTCAACAAATGCAGCTATCTCTAGGGCGATTTTTGTGTTTTTTTGATCATTAGAAGGTTTTAATTTTTGCTGATAATAGGTATTAGAGATTAAAAAAGCTAATATTCCACTTAAAATCATGATTCCAATTGTAATCACAACAAATTTCACATAAAGAGATTTCATCACCGTTTTGTCTCCAATAAATATCCAATCCCACGTACGGTCTTGATTTGAAAATCCTCTGTCAATTTTGAAAAACGTTCCCTTAATCTTTTTATATGAACATCTACCGTTCGTTCATCTCCTTCATAATCCAAACCCCAAATATGTTCTATTAGATGATCTCGGGAAAAGACTTGCCTAGGACTTGAAATTAAAAAATACAAAAGCTCGAACTCCTTTAAGGGTAGTAGTATTGTGCGACTTCCAATTTGAACTTCATAGCTTTTTTTATTTATGATCGTATCTCCTACACGAACAATCGATCCATCCGGTTGTATGTCATATCGTCGAAGCAAAGCTTTGATTCGAAAGAGTAGTTCTTTCGGTTCAAACGGCTTGACAAGATAATCATCGGTCCCAGAATGAAAACCTTGTTCCTTATCCTCAATTTGATTTTTAGCAGTTAAAAGGATGATAGGAATGTCGTGCTTATTTCGGATCTCTTTCGTTAAGGCATAACCATCCATATATGGCATCATCACATCTACAACGGCTAAATCACATTTTATATTACTTAAGATACTTAAAGCTTTTATACCATCCTGAGCTTCGAATACCTGATACCCAGCTTCTGATAAATGAACATCTAGAAGCTTTAAAATATTGATGTCATCATCGACAATTAGAATGTTGGTCATATTAGATACTCCTATGCAATTAATAGTCTTCTTTTAACCTTAGGGTACCTTACTTGTCTAAAATTTTACAGAGTAGGATGAGGATTTGGGTAAATTTTCAATTTTAGATGAAAAACATTCTCAATAAGGTTGACACTATTTGTATATAAATATATGATAGAGCTTGTGATAATGATTCTCATTATTAGATATTTGATAAAGAGGAGAGCCGATGAAGAAACGATATTTACTACTCACGTTACTTATTCTTTCAGTTCTATCTCTTTTTGTAGGGGTAAGCAGCATTTCTCCAAAGATGTTACTTGACTTTCAATCAGAAGAAACTGAGATCTTTTTAATTAGTCGTGTTCCAAGGTTAATTGCTATTTTGCTAGCAGGAGCAGGGATGAGTATTGCTGGTTTGATTATGCAGCAATTAAGCAGAAACAAATTTGTTTCTCCGACAACCGCTGGAACCTTAGATGCCACAAGGCTAGGAATTCTCGTATCGATGTTATTTTTTGCGAATGCAACGATGCTTCAAAAGATGGGAATCGCATTTGCCTTCGCTCTAGCAGGAACTTTTCTTTTTATGCAAATCCTGGACAGAATCAAGTTCAAGGATGCTATATTTATCCCACTGGTCGGACTCATGTTCGGAAATATTTTATCATCGGTCGCTACGTTCTTTGCGTATCGTGCGGATGTTATTCAGAACATGTCAGCTTGGCTTCAGGGAGATTTTTCAATGATTATGAAAGGCCGCTACGAACTGTTGTACATAAGTATACCGGTGTTATTAGTAGCTTACTTGTATGCTAATCGGTTCACAGTTGCTGGGATGGGTGAGGATTTTTCCAAAAACCTCGGTCTTGCCTATAAGCGAGTCGTGAATATAGGGTTGGTATTAGTTGCTCTCATTACGGTGACGGTGGTTCTTACAGTCGGAGTTATTCCTTTTTTAGGCTTGATTATTCCGAATATTATTTCTATTTTTAAAGGGGACCATCTACAAAAGACCCTACCACATACGGCGTTGCTAGGTGCAAACTTTCTTTTAGTAACCGATATTCTTGGCCGAGTCATTATTTATCCATATGAGATATCTATCTCTTTAATGGTCGGTGTGATTGGTAGTGGAATCTTCCTATTCTTGTTGTTCCGGAGGAAGGCGTATGCGTAACTCAACCAAGAATATATTACTGACTGTGGCTGCAATAGCCGTTTGTGCTCTATATTTATTTCATGATTTGAATGGAAGCTATGATTATGCTCTTCCAAGAAGAGGATTCAAGGTAGTTGCCATGATTTTAACAGGGGTGGCTATCGCTTATTCCACTGTGGTATTTCAAACGATTACCCACAACCGAATCCTAACTCCGAGTATTATGGGTCTAGACTCCCTTTACATGCTCATTCAAACCGTGATTATTTTCTTCTTGGGTTCCACCCATTTTACGGTTACGAACAAGCAAGTGAATTTCGGCATTTCAGTCTTCGCGATGATTGTTTTCGCGCTATTACTCTATCGATTTCTTTTTAAGAAAGGAAATCAACCAATCTACTTCTTATTGTTGATTGGAATTATCGTAGGGACATTTTTCTCAAGCATCTCGACATTCTTACAGGTATTGATTGATCCGAATGAATTCCAAATTGTACAAGATCGAATGTTTGCAAGCTTTAATAATATCAATACCGATATTTTATGGATTGCGATTGGGATCATAGGATTGTTAATGCTTTATGCTTGGCGATATACAACCTATTTAGATGTGCTGTCACTAGGAAGGGATAACGCCGTAAATCTAGGTGTTAATTACGATTCAATAGTAAAAAAAATGCTCATACTTGTTGCGGTGTTTATTTCCGTCTCAACGGCACTTGTAGGACCAATTACGTTTTTTGGATTGATTGTCGCTAACCTGTCTTATCAGTTGTTTGGAACATATAAACACAAGATTCTGATCAGCGGAGCTGGTTTAATTAGTATCATTGCCCTCGTTGGTGGCCAATGGGTGGTAGAAAGAGTCTTTACTTTTTCAACGACACTTAGCGTTATTATTAACTTCATTGGTGGCGTGTACTTCATTTATTTACTGCTAAAGGAGAGTCGATCATCTTGATCCAAGTTCAAGCACTTTCGAAGTTTTATGGAAAAAAGAAAGTCGTAGAAGATGTAACTGTCTCCATTCAAAGAGGAAAGATTACTTCTTTTATCGGCCCGAACGGAGCAGGAAAGTCCACTCTGTTATCGATGGTCAGTCGTCTTTTGGATGCAGATACAGGTGAGGTGCTCATTGATCAATCGAATATAAAAAAGATGAAGTCCAATGACTTTTCAAAAATTGTATCGATCTTAAAGCAATCGAATTATATGAATGTTCGTTTAACCATTCGTGAGCTCGTTTCATTCGGTCGCTTCCCATATTCAAAAGGTCGATTAACGGCTGAGGATGAGAAAATGGTTGATCAAGCGATTGAATACATGGCGTTGAAGGACATGGAGGACAGATACTTAGATGAGTTGTCAGGGGGGCAAAAGCAGCGAGCTTTTATCGCAATGGTTATTGCTCAAGACACCGAGTATATTTTACTGGATGAGCCATTAAATAATCTGGATATGAAGCATTCTGTACAGATTATGAAAATTTTACGCCGTCTGGTGGATGAGCTTGGAAAAACGGTGGTTATCGTTCTTCATGATATTAATTTTGCTTCTGTCTACTCGGACCGTATCGTTGCTCTAAAGGATGGTAAGGTCGTAAAGGATGGACCAACGAATGAGATTATTCAATCAAAAGCTTTGAAGGAAATTTATGATATGGATATTCCGATTCAAGAAATGAACAATTGCAGAATCTGCGTGTACTTTAATTCATAAAAAAGGGGATAAAAAGATGAAGAAGTTAGGTTTATTTTCTCTTATTTTCACAATGCTTTTCTTATTAGCTGCGTGTGGTGGCAAAGAGGAAGCGAGCACGACTGCTAGCACCGAAGGAGAAAAAACAGAAGAAGAGTCAAAAGAAGTAACGATTACACACGAATATGGTGAAGTTACTGTAGAGAAGAACCCTCAAAAGGTCGTTGTATTTGATTTTGGTGTTCTTGATACATTAGATGCATTTGGTGTAGAAGTGGCTGGAGTTCCACAAGCGGTTGTTCCAAAAAGCTTAGAAAAATATGCTGGTTCTGAATATACCAATGTAGGTGGTTTAAAAGAGCCTGATTTTGAAGCGATTCATCACTTAGAGCCAGATGTGATCTTTATTTCTGCAAGACAAGCAGAACTATATGATCAATTTGCAGAGATCGCACCAACCGTATTTATCGATGTTGACTATGCAAACTACATGTCTTCTCTTGAAAAGAACTTTGGGCTTTTAGCTGAAATTTTTGAAAAGGAAGATGTACTTGCTTCGAAAATGGAAGAGTTAAAAGCAAGCATCGATGAGCTTAACAAGGAAGCTTCAGCTTCTGAAAACAAAGCATTAATTTTATTAGCAAATGAAGGAAAAGTAAGTGCATACGGACCAAGCTCACGCTACGGATTTGTACATGATGTGTTTGGCTTTAAAGCGGTAGATGAAAATATTGAAGTATCTCAACACGGTCAAAGCATTACATTTGAATACATTCTAGAGAAAAATCCAGATGTTATTTTTGTTATCGATCGTTCTGCTGCCGTTGGTGGAGAGGTTGGTGCAAAAGAAACCATTGAAAATGAGTTAGTGAAGAAAACAAACGCATATAAGGATGGAAAGATTATTTACCTAGATGCAGTTAACTGGTACATCGCTGGAAATGGTGTTCAATCAACGCAATCAATGGTAGAAGAAGTAAA containing:
- a CDS encoding methyl-accepting chemotaxis protein — its product is MRELIASVEKSVDSVNDSASNLTAVSEETIAASEEVARATGEIATGAYQQAQDAEGANQKAIGLSTQIEKVKDNVDEMTGLSKLAEVTNAKGLEQMNFLRQRAVESDEVIKNVGAVINNLDSKVKEIEKVIHSITEISDQTNLLALNASIEAARAGESGKGFAVVADEVRKLAEQSAKAAHQVKQTISSIEKETKHVVKEMEQTVAISELQSMAVGQTEVAFNDISQTINAIVSSIGSIRMDIDHINDLKDDVVASIQSIASVAEHSAVASDKVSESTEEQVRALDLVTQSAIELNEASAKLAEMIKKFKI
- a CDS encoding nucleotidyltransferase domain-containing protein — protein: MKEHIIEVLQQIEREYDVKVLYACESGSRAWGFSSMESDYDVRFLYVHTKEWYLSIDQGRDVLEVPSQDSLSIPVHSQLDISGWELTKALRLFRKSNPPFFEWLHSDLVYYEKYSTLEKLLATEPKVFSPVTCLYHYVSMAKRNFRSYLLEEEVHHKKYFTVLRPLLAGKWIILNHTFPPIEFEILVQELVSVGPVRKSIEELISRKRARLEQSSKLDPSIRVLNDYLQQEIEYMESMMKDLKASDKNTSTHLLNDIFRELLEQAWL
- a CDS encoding DUF3934 family protein, with protein sequence MAKVKAKSKSGIGKGTGKKGWTRWQAGAKKAKNAKPYKSKGVKHGPSSGVEKGTSDQADK
- a CDS encoding YfiT family bacillithiol transferase — encoded protein: MDERYPIGTFQVEGDINRTLTHLWIEEMASLPKKLRGVVSGLSNEQLDTPYRDGGWTIRQVVHHIADSHMNAYIRFKLALTEESPVIKPYEEARWAELEDSKLPVEVSLTLIESVHSRLITLLKGVSDDDLKRTFVHPDSGIVTVEKNIGLYAWHGNHHLAHITNAKL
- a CDS encoding ABC transporter ATP-binding protein, with amino-acid sequence MEIFTIDEVRKTFTNGEVQEEILKGINLSLREGEITALVGASGSGKSTLLTIAAGLQTASDGRILFEGKNMTTMNSEQVRKIRASKFGFVFQFAHLVPFLTIEEQLILMLEVSNSKLKKYEQRREIDNILKLVGMEHRRNAYPSSLSGGEKQRVAIARAIIHKPKVLFADEPTASLDSKRSKDVLSLIRDLTKTLNITTLMVTHDEEMLSYADHIIKMSDGQVLQSKN
- a CDS encoding FtsX-like permease family protein — encoded protein: MNMAWKEIKKNKVRFFILGSIVFLISLLTFIISGLANGLSQDNAALIKDLPNGQFYMNRDAEETYNLSRIDRSIQDQMLHEQKDAAALSIQMGFLNDEKDKQHSVAFVTSTDSKLFEHVNRGEIVLDRSLEEEGFKVGDTLTHNQYSGKFVIKGFVDQKKYSHAPVAYINMEDYKEMYRVEEMQLVFIPEGDTTQEFTGLQSFSNKEFLKTIPSYSAEQTSLNMIIWFLVVISGMLFAIFFYMMNVQKMGLYGILKAIGVKTSTLFNMMWTQMLVITIIALVLSVTLSQVFNLVAPKGMPFSLTPETTLQLSFVFLIIGFMGATLSGIQINKVAPLQAIQQGEN
- a CDS encoding sensor histidine kinase; amino-acid sequence: MKSLYVKFVVITIGIMILSGILAFLISNTYYQQKLKPSNDQKNTKIALEIAAFVEEHANINFKEYLENLSTIGYQIYLVDTSGRESYYGAPFRDQTLSASTKEQVFHGDIYHGMLHFPKKTFVTGFFANELKNTIGVPVTHNGINYALFIRPDIKLLFNEMHILFGWLLALMIFLSIMMVVVSTKYLVKPISKLTVATKSLSTGNFNVELDIDRNDELGELSHSFLQMSRKLEQLDEMRKEFISNISHDIQSPLSNIKGYTNLLENESLSIKDKTQYISVINGEISRLSTLTKQLLLLASLDRDEDILKKRPFNVAQQMKELIRNYQWVVNEKGIMLGYSLPDIEMIGDPSLLNTVWDNLLTNAIKYNKADGSIEISIEEREESILVTFEDTGIGLNHKELERIFDRFYRADVARTRSVDGTGLGLSIVATIVQLHGGYIHVNSKENEGTTFVVELPIC
- a CDS encoding response regulator transcription factor, with protein sequence MTNILIVDDDINILKLLDVHLSEAGYQVFEAQDGIKALSILSNIKCDLAVVDVMMPYMDGYALTKEIRNKHDIPIILLTAKNQIEDKEQGFHSGTDDYLVKPFEPKELLFRIKALLRRYDIQPDGSIVRVGDTIINKKSYEVQIGSRTILLPLKEFELLYFLISSPRQVFSRDHLIEHIWGLDYEGDERTVDVHIKRLRERFSKLTEDFQIKTVRGIGYLLETKR
- a CDS encoding ABC transporter permease, giving the protein MKKRYLLLTLLILSVLSLFVGVSSISPKMLLDFQSEETEIFLISRVPRLIAILLAGAGMSIAGLIMQQLSRNKFVSPTTAGTLDATRLGILVSMLFFANATMLQKMGIAFAFALAGTFLFMQILDRIKFKDAIFIPLVGLMFGNILSSVATFFAYRADVIQNMSAWLQGDFSMIMKGRYELLYISIPVLLVAYLYANRFTVAGMGEDFSKNLGLAYKRVVNIGLVLVALITVTVVLTVGVIPFLGLIIPNIISIFKGDHLQKTLPHTALLGANFLLVTDILGRVIIYPYEISISLMVGVIGSGIFLFLLFRRKAYA
- a CDS encoding iron chelate uptake ABC transporter family permease subunit, yielding MRNSTKNILLTVAAIAVCALYLFHDLNGSYDYALPRRGFKVVAMILTGVAIAYSTVVFQTITHNRILTPSIMGLDSLYMLIQTVIIFFLGSTHFTVTNKQVNFGISVFAMIVFALLLYRFLFKKGNQPIYFLLLIGIIVGTFFSSISTFLQVLIDPNEFQIVQDRMFASFNNINTDILWIAIGIIGLLMLYAWRYTTYLDVLSLGRDNAVNLGVNYDSIVKKMLILVAVFISVSTALVGPITFFGLIVANLSYQLFGTYKHKILISGAGLISIIALVGGQWVVERVFTFSTTLSVIINFIGGVYFIYLLLKESRSS
- a CDS encoding iron ABC transporter ATP-binding protein translates to MIQVQALSKFYGKKKVVEDVTVSIQRGKITSFIGPNGAGKSTLLSMVSRLLDADTGEVLIDQSNIKKMKSNDFSKIVSILKQSNYMNVRLTIRELVSFGRFPYSKGRLTAEDEKMVDQAIEYMALKDMEDRYLDELSGGQKQRAFIAMVIAQDTEYILLDEPLNNLDMKHSVQIMKILRRLVDELGKTVVIVLHDINFASVYSDRIVALKDGKVVKDGPTNEIIQSKALKEIYDMDIPIQEMNNCRICVYFNS
- a CDS encoding siderophore ABC transporter substrate-binding protein, translated to MKKLGLFSLIFTMLFLLAACGGKEEASTTASTEGEKTEEESKEVTITHEYGEVTVEKNPQKVVVFDFGVLDTLDAFGVEVAGVPQAVVPKSLEKYAGSEYTNVGGLKEPDFEAIHHLEPDVIFISARQAELYDQFAEIAPTVFIDVDYANYMSSLEKNFGLLAEIFEKEDVLASKMEELKASIDELNKEASASENKALILLANEGKVSAYGPSSRYGFVHDVFGFKAVDENIEVSQHGQSITFEYILEKNPDVIFVIDRSAAVGGEVGAKETIENELVKKTNAYKDGKIIYLDAVNWYIAGNGVQSTQSMVEEVKAALK